The Pan paniscus chromosome 2, NHGRI_mPanPan1-v2.0_pri, whole genome shotgun sequence genome contains the following window.
acataaaACATTGTGTTGGTAATTGCATTTCCAAATCAGTGTTATTTTGAGCAGCCTTTGTTTCAATTATtgctgttctttaaaaattatcaactTGCATTTATCTGAATCATTAACTCTTTGATCTATTGGTGTTCTTACATTTAAAGATACACAGCAACTTAAATATGAATTATCCAAACCCCTTGTAGTAAAGCATAATCTCCACCCACTTCCAATTGCTTATACGGTGCCAATTCCTTATCACCAATTTGTTTTTCCAGTGATAAGTGGAAAAGGATGGAACCCTTTGCCTAACCCAAGTCGAGTTGGGCAGACAGTTTGAGAATCTCTGCTGTAAGTTACCATGGCTGGAAGAACCCAGCCCTGAAAATCCAGCACCATTGTGTAACACtcatccattcctttctgctttctAGTAAATGTTGACTTCCTGGCTAGATTGTAGCTTCATGGGCAGTACCATGAATGAATCACTCTATGTCCCTAGGGCTTGGAACTGTAGATTCCATGAATGCATCAAATAAATGGGGTACATGACATGGTCACAAAACAGTAACACCTTGATTGTGAccaaaattttaacaaaagaaatatggtttttaaatgtgcaaaactCTGTTAAAAGAAGTCGTTAGGGTCTGTCACGCCTTCCATGCTTGGCCAGCTCCAGGTTCTTAGCTCCTAATCAAGCAAGGTTTAAAAAAGCTCTGGATATAGAAAGCAGTTCTCTACCTCCATACACCTCCCAACCACAAATCCTTGCATTTTAACCATGCCTTCAAGCTTTAACATGGTGGCGCCTCATTCTCCAGTGTGGCAGGCAGCTTCCTGTTACTCGTATTCTTGTGTCCCTCTCCTTGAGTGTGGGCTGTGTCTCACTTCTAACAAACAAATAGACTATGGTAAAGTTATGGAATGTCCGTTTTGAGATTAGGTGATGAAAAGGCTCTGGCATCCATCTTGCTCTCTCGCTTGCTCTGATGGAAGCCACCTCCCATGTTGTGAGCTGACCCTTTAAGGCAAAGgccatgtggcaaggaactgaaGGAGGTGTCTGGCCAACAGCCAGTAAGGCACTGAGGCCCTCAATCCACAACCCACAAGATTCAACCCACCGAACCCTCCCAGAAACCACTTCGAGCGATCTTGAAAGGCCTGTCCCACCTTGAGATGACTACAAGTATCATAGCCTCATGAGACACTGAGCCAGAGAACCCAGGTAAGCCATGCCCAGATTCCTCGTTTCAAGCTATTAAGTTTTAAGGcaattttttacataaataactTAACACATTTGAGACAAATGAGGCATTACTATGCCACAGCCTGAAAACTGTCTAGCAGTTACCTTAGGCAAGTTAATCTATTTTCAAACAGGAAGAGCCTTCCCCACCTCATAGACTAACTGCAATGTCTGTGTGAAGGCATCTGctcacatataaaataaatgagcttCCTTTGAACTCAACACAGAAAATTTTAACGGACTCAAATTGGTTTACCAATATCTTTCAAGAGGAATTTCAATTGAATTGTtcataatttatacttttttatatagaaaacatttttaactaGTGAAAACAAAGGACACATTCAAAATCAGGTAGAAATCATGTTTCCTTTTAATTGAATACTTAATTCACAACGTTTCCTCTCTTGCTGCTACTCTGGTAATAATTAGGTCCCCACCTCTCAAGAACATTGCACCTGACTAGACTGAGAGCCAGTGTGAACATGGGCCCCAAACCAGGGCTTTCGGAATAACAAGGAACAGCCAAGCCAGCCTCTCCCTTCACTTAGAAAGGGATTATGAATGGAAGGGTCCAAATCTTCATCGTCCAAACACAGAAAACCAGGAGCTCAACACCTACATGGAAACCAAAATGTATCAGGAATGAAGTACAGTACCCCTTCACATACTCAAGGTCAAGACGGGTTTGCAGAAATCATATCTGACCATCTGGCCTCTGCTAGTAGATATGGCCCCATCCCAGCATTTTTAAGAGAAgatgtttttgtttctattactTGTATTATTTTCCCAAGGGGCATAATATCTACTAAAAGGAATATAATGAATCAGAATAAATCAGCTCACTCACAAGAAACCTTCCTGGGTAATGGTTTTTAGTTGCTGAGCTTATTCAGCATGTTATTTAAAAGTGGCAAAATTCAGGGCAATCTGAGAATTCAAAAGTGGCGGCCACAGGTTTGGGTaggacacacatacatacaacccCCATTTTTTTCAGTGTATATGTCAAGAGGTCAAGACCCCTGATCATCAAAATAagttattttgtatattataatgCACAGGACAACAGAGGGAAACTTTCTTGGAAGGTGATGACAAGGCCTTTTGCAAAAGGTCCACTCCAAAAGGACTGGTGCCCAGTGCCTTGTGGCCTTCATTAACTTGATCCCTCCTCTTCTTTGGTTGCAGTGGCCTCAGTGGGAgctgtttcttctgcttgttctgctggcttcttctctctttcctcttcctcatcctcatcctcttGGGGATAGAGGTCTGGGTATTTCTGCATGCATTCCTGCATGGCCCGGAACTGGTCTACACAGTCTGACCCCTTGATCTCCTCCGTGCTATAGTGGAAGCAGGAAAAGGCTGACTTGAACTGTTCTCCACAGGGACCGCTGGCCATTCCCCCAAGGCATGGGCAGTTCCAGTTAATGTTTCCATTTGGCAGTATCAATCCTAGAACAGGAAGATAGAGAGATGTTCTCTAAAGtttcagaaaatacaaaactagtcCAGTCCTCACAGGCTACTGAGGGGGTGCAGAACAGGAACTATTGTTGCCTATGGACCCACACCTCGATTTGGATTAGGTTTAAAGCCTAGCACATACCCAGCATTCCTTGGCCCACCTGGGAGAGAAGCCACCAATGACATATTTCTCCATGTGTGACACTAATTTATTCTAAGCCACCTCTCAGTGCTCTGAGGCTGTGCTCCAAGAATTAAATACCGGGACccatttaacccaaagaagaggAGATCACTTGGATGGTTAGTGAGGAGCTTTTTGAAAGCCCAAACACTTTAAGGAACTGAGGTATTGATCTCCTCTTTCCAATCCCCCTCCCCATATGGATGATCAggaccaccccacccccatgctccctgccccctgccccgaGCCCCTCTTGCCCTGCAGCTGCTCTCAGAAGCTCAGCATAGCCTGGGGACTGGTGAAAAGGAGGAGGTTGCTCCTTATGTACTGACGAAGAAAGATGTCCAAGACGTGCTGCACAATGAGAAGCTGGTGGCATACCATTAGTGCGAGTGCATTCTTGTAAAAATCAACCAAACCTGTTAAACTGCACATATGTGTTGGGCAGGAAGCAAGGTTATAGATGGGTtttcattttcactatattgatagGCTTCTTACTTTTGACTTTTATACCTTTTCTTATCATTGAACTTTATTCACATCTAAATAGTATTTCTTGGTTTTCCAAAATGCTCTCAAAATGATGGCTTCATTTTCAGCTTTGTGAAGACATGATTCATATAGAAGTTTCTTACATGATTCTTATTAAGAGACTGAAAGTACTTTCTAAGAGAGCCTCTAAAAGGTCCTGTGAAATTACACATGATTCTTCACTCCAGGGCAGTACCCAAGCCTGGCACTCTGCACTAACGTCCAAAGTCCTAAGCAAAACCCCGCCTGCCTCTCAATTCCAGCTTGGGAAGCTCCACTGATCAATGGATCTGCTGTAGCTATTCCTGTTCCttacttgtaaaatggggatagcaaGGACGATGCCAACCAGTGCTGCCCCCTTAGCAGGCGCAGACCCCCAGGACCATCAGCAGTTGCAGATCAAGTTCTCCTGCATTAAGCTACGTTTGGTAACTCACTTAAGCCTTCTGACAACCTTCTGCAGTGGGTGCTACTAACCCCAGTTTACTCATGCAGTCTCTGGGGTTCATGGTCCAAGTGAGGACTGCAGACTGGGCTGACAGGATTCCCAGAGTCCATGCCCCTTCCCCTACATCTCACCACTTCTTGAAAGGGACCTCAGTGCTGGAGAAACATTTGCAAATGCTGCCCCCTGGAGCTTCAAATCTGCTCACAAACCTGCACAACCAGTTTCCAAAAGAGGTAatactgacatttaaaaattacaacccAGTACAAATTGACCGGGtggttgattaaaaaaaatcataacaaaaaaTTTATAACCTAGGTCTCCAGGAGTCCTTGTTTCATTATTTCTTAGGGGCAGGTGAGCTGGAATGAGATACCTCCTCACAAAGCACATGGTGCCAATTTGCATTTCAGGGACACAATATAAATCCACACAGAGGGTACCTTTGGCATGTTACATAAAGCTCAGATGCAGCGTGTTGTCAAACATGCAGTCTAAGGCCTGAAGTTCCAGTCTCTGGCTGAGTCAGTCTCCGCCCCCGCCCAGGCCCCCAGTTTTCTCATTGGATCAGATGATCTTTAAGGCCCTCTTGATGTTTTGATTCTAGGAAAATTAATTCTGCCACCTTTTTTTCTTGGTACTCTTAGCTATTCCAAGCACCATCTCAGCTGCAGAGCTGGATGCTGGAAGGCAGGTAGATGGCATAAAATGGTGGCTTACTTGGTCCACTTACTAATTTTGCAGTTTAAGAGCTTGAAACTTGGGTCCCAGAGTTCTTTGCATTTTATAGGCTTCTTTTTACAAAGTATTCACTATAAGGGGCTGTAAAGCCAAATGCATCATATGGTATACCTACTATCCAAGCAGATACATTGCAAGTGACAGAAGCAGGTAAAAAAACAACAGGGACAGTAAAGAATGGTGGGATCTGGAGGGGGCAGACCAGTCTAAAGGCAGATACATACTGCTTTTAATAACACTGTGAGGCAAACAAAACAAGGCCCGATTTGTCCTGCAGGCCTCCACAGTCTTGATCAATTAATGAAATGTGCTTAATATGGATCTAAAGATAAGCAAGGTACTAGAATTGACATGTAAGCCCTGATCAAGATTACCCTTGCAGCTGTCTTTCTCAGAATGCTAACACTTTGTATAACGTCTGCATTTCCCACTGCTCCCACTGGGTGCTGGATATGTATTTTATGCTTTAACCCCTAGGAGCAGTCAGGGCAACAAGTGAAGGGTCCTACAAGGAATAGACACACATCAGTTAGCATTTGAGAAATTCCAATCAGGAGCCCATATTCTCGAGGCGGCTGCTTCAAGCTCTTCAATTACCAGTTAGCACTAGAAGATTAGTTGTCATCATGGACATCAGAAGTGGTTTTTGATTGGTGAAGTGACTACTGTACAATACGTAGATTGTTCATggacactgcacacacacatccaccTCACACGGTCTGCAGTAGTAAGTATCTAGTGAGTTTAGCAGCCCAAATCCTTTGGAACAATGTTCTAGGCCTAAGCGACCACTGTTATATTCAGCCATTAACCAAGGAGTGTGCAACAGCTCTGACTAGGTTAGCTGAATCCTGCTGCTGGAAAGCTGTCTGTGGCAAGTGACCTTTTCATGTAAGGTGCTTGCTGGAGCAGTTAGAGACAGCAGGGACTTCACCAACCTTACAGAACAAGGTGAATGACTGTCTACTTGCTAATAAAGTTGGTAGATGTGGCAGAATTCAGTCTGGCAACTTGTCTGAGCAAAAACCCTTTCACCTTAACCTACCTATAACTGCTGGAATCTACTAATACCCTCTCCCAAAACTTAGCTGTTGTGCCAGGGAAGTACATCAGAACACGGCTGGAAAGCACAGTCCCTCAAACCTCCGAGGAAGATAAACCACTGCCCTCAGAGATAGTCTATGGCTGAGAATAGATACCTGAAAACTCGGCCTTGGCTAGGAAAACATGGGAAAGGAATTAAGAACACTGAGCTTCTCCCCAGTGCCCTGATGTGGGTCCCTGGGAGGCCATATGTCACTCACCATGCTCCTCGTATGGATCGTTGGGGTCATCAGCCACCAATTCTGCACTGCTTGGAGTTTCATGATCTTCTTTGGTTACAAATATGATTCGATCCTTCCCTAGTGTTTGGAGAACAGAGGAAGAAATATTTCATTCAAGAGCAGTGAATCAGCTTTAAACCCAAAGCAGCCACCACACAAACCAAGTTTGAAGACTCTCCCATATGCCATCCCTATGTGAGGTGACCATCAAACTGCTCTCATATGCTAGGGGTAGGAAACTAAAGGGGATGGATAAGGGGCAGGGCAGGAAAAAAAGCACTGAAGAAAAAGAGTGTCCTGGGGTTGACCCACAGGGTTCAGAAAGCATAAAAAGTTGAAGGAAGACTGAGCACATTGGCAAAGTGAGTGTGCAGTGATGTGGGTCCTCAGCCTACAGATCACTGCAGCCCACATAGCTGATGCGGCCACAGGCCCCTGCCTCTGAAAGGCTGAGGACACAGGTGGTCTGAGAGTGACCACAGCCAGCACCCCCCACTAGGCCTCTGGGCTCCTAATCGTGGCCGGAAGAAGGAAGGGTCATAAGGTGAGGAACACTGCAGCCATTCCATTCCCCACAGTCCAAGAGGCCGGGGGACCATTTCCCAACAAGTATAATAACTGGAGGGGGGCAGTGGGAGGAGCACTTCTCAGATCTTTTTAACTGTGACCATCTGCAGTTTATTTTTTTAGGACAAACCCAACAGTGGTTAGGGTCAGGACTGTGGTCCTGTGAGGACCAGCATGGGAAAGCCAGCAGGCCTAAAGTGCAGAGC
Protein-coding sequences here:
- the CHCHD4 gene encoding mitochondrial intermembrane space import and assembly protein 40 isoform X2, whose amino-acid sequence is MSYCRQEGKDRIIFVTKEDHETPSSAELVADDPNDPYEEHGLILPNGNINWNCPCLGGMASGPCGEQFKSAFSCFHYSTEEIKGSDCVDQFRAMQECMQKYPDLYPQEDEDEEEEREKKPAEQAEETAPTEATATKEEEGSS
- the CHCHD4 gene encoding mitochondrial intermembrane space import and assembly protein 40 isoform X1 yields the protein MPVSYSSVTTRYYHRAGAEEGKDRIIFVTKEDHETPSSAELVADDPNDPYEEHGLILPNGNINWNCPCLGGMASGPCGEQFKSAFSCFHYSTEEIKGSDCVDQFRAMQECMQKYPDLYPQEDEDEEEEREKKPAEQAEETAPTEATATKEEEGSS